A genome region from Equus caballus isolate H_3958 breed thoroughbred chromosome 19, TB-T2T, whole genome shotgun sequence includes the following:
- the ILDR1 gene encoding immunoglobulin-like domain-containing receptor 1 isoform X1 — MGPELPAPWLLLFTWLPAGCLSLLVTVQHTERYVTLFASIVLKCDYTTSAQLQDVVVTWRFKSFCKDPIFDYYSASYQAALSLGQDPSNDCNDNQREVRIVAQRRGQNEPVLGVDYRQRKITIQNRADLVINEVMWWDHGVYYCTIEAPGDTSGDPDKEVKLIVLHWLTVIFIVLGALLLLLLIGVCWCQCCPQYCCCYIRCPCCPTRCCCPEEALARHRYMKQAQALGPQIMEKPVFWGADRSSQFSSYPMHPLLQRDLSLRSSLPQMPMTQTTAHPPITNGVLEYLEKELRNLNLAQPLPPDPKAIRGQPWSMLSSLGSEVVERRVIHLPPLIGDLPSSRRTSTTSRQPRLSPLPPGPWDLREGGRQRHSSDFHPELRDREPKHWALERRELSQQRSGRHHGSRLKGSPMPWSDGDSLSDGPSSSEVRWRPSHRPLWSRYPERERRRGPSPREGGPRRRGRRPRSYSPPPRAGLSSGSSDGDKERQPRSWGSPRPRRRSRSPPWPEEKPPSYRSLDVTSGKNGRKKGSVERRSWIQLFLPCYQVRKLHPQRKQSQSKLRQLLLLQSYSDQTIYLHFNRKMRGRAPIVEGVWSFSHRAQHYFCGCFSARHQHHPVFQLTWEGHCKSVSNSFGLDSENQIEEY, encoded by the exons GGTGCCTCTCCTTGCTGGTGACAGTCCAGCACACAGAGCGCTATGTCACCCTGTTTGCCTCCATCGTCCTCAAATGTGACTACACCACCTCTGCCCAGCTCCAGGACGTGGTGGTGACGTGGCGCTTCAAGTCCTTCTGCAAGGACCCCATCTTTGACTATTACTCTGCAT CGTACCAGGCCGCTTTATCCCTGGGACAGGACCCATCAAATGATTGCAATGACAACCAGCGGGAGGTGCGCATCGTGGCCCAGCGGCGGGGGCAGAATGAGCCTGTGCTGGGGGTGGATTACCGGCAGCGCAAGATCACCATCCAGAACC GAGCAGATCTTGTGATTAATGAAGTGATGTGGTGGGACCATGGAGTGTATTATTGCACCATTGAGGCTCCAGGGGACACATCAGGAGATCCAGATAAGGAGGTGAAGCTCATCGTCCTGC ACTGGCTGACGGTGATCTTCATCGTTCTGGGAGCCCTGCTCCTCCTGCTGCTGATTGGAGTGTGCTGGTGTCAGTGCTGTCCTCAGTATTGCTGCTGCTATATCCGCTGCCCTTGCTGTCCCAcccgctgctgctgccctgaggaAG CCCTGGCCCGCCACCGCTACATGAAGCAGGCTCAGGCCCTAGGCCCCCAGATAATGGAAAAACCCGTATTCTGGGGGGCGGACAGGAGCTCCCAGTTTTCATCTTATCCAATGCACCCACTGCTGCAGCGAG ATTTGTCCCTGCGATCCAGCCTCCCACAGATGCCAATGACCCAGACCACCGCTCACCCTCCCATCACCAATGGTGTCCTAGAGTATTTGGAGAAAGAGTTGCGGAACCTCAACCTGGCCCAGCCTCTGCCGCCTGACCCCAAAGCCATACGTGGCCAACCCTGGAGCATGCTGTCTTCCCTGGGCTCTGAGGTGGTGGAACGCAGAGTCATCCACCTGCCCCCGCTGATCGGAGACCTGCCATCCTCGCGGAGGACCAGCACCACCTCCCGCCAGCCACGGCTCAGCCCCCTTCCCCCGGGACCCTGGGATCTGAGGGAGGGAGGACGGCAGCGCCACTCTTCTGATTTCCACCCGGAGCTCCGGGACCGGGAGCCTAAGCACTGGGCGCTGGAGCGAAGGGAGCTGAGCCAACAGCGGAGTGGAAGGCACCACGGCTCCAGGCTCAAGGGGTCACCCATGCCCTGGTCGGACGGGGACAGCCTCAGCGACGGCCCCTCGTCCAGCGAGGTCCGCTGGCGGCCCAGCCACCGGCCGCTCTGGAGCCGCTACCCCGAGCGAGAGCGGCGGCGCGGGCCCAGCCCCCGGGAGGGTGGCCCGAGGCGGCGCGGGCGCAGGCCCCGCAGCTACTCGCCTCCGCCGCGCGCGGGCCTCAGCTCCGGGAGCTCCGACGGGGACAAGGAGAGGcagcccaggagctgggggagcccccgcccccgccgccggtcGCGCTCCCCACCCTGGCCTGAGGAGAAGCCACCCAGTTACCGCTCCCTggatgtgacctcaggcaagaaTGGCAGGAAAAAAGGGAGTGTGGAGAGGCGCTCG TGGATACAACTCTTTCTTCCATGTTACCAAGTAAGAAAATTACATCCTCAAAGAAAACAGAGTCAGTCAAAGCTGAGACAACTACTGTTACTTCAGTCGTATAGTGACCAAACTATCTATCttcattttaacagaaaaat GAGAGGGAGAGCTCCCATAGTGGAAGGAGTGTGGTCATTTAGTCACCGGGCACAGCACTACTTCTGTGGCTGCTTCTCGGCACGTCATCAGCATCACCCAGTTTTCCAGCTGACGTGGGAGGGACACTGCAAGTCTGTATCTAACAGTTTTGGCTTAGATTCTGAGAATCAAATagaagaatattaa
- the ILDR1 gene encoding immunoglobulin-like domain-containing receptor 1 isoform X2, giving the protein MGPELPAPWLLLFTWLPAGCLSLLVTVQHTERYVTLFASIVLKCDYTTSAQLQDVVVTWRFKSFCKDPIFDYYSASYQAALSLGQDPSNDCNDNQREVRIVAQRRGQNEPVLGVDYRQRKITIQNRADLVINEVMWWDHGVYYCTIEAPGDTSGDPDKEVKLIVLHWLTVIFIVLGALLLLLLIGVCWCQCCPQYCCCYIRCPCCPTRCCCPEEDLSLRSSLPQMPMTQTTAHPPITNGVLEYLEKELRNLNLAQPLPPDPKAIRGQPWSMLSSLGSEVVERRVIHLPPLIGDLPSSRRTSTTSRQPRLSPLPPGPWDLREGGRQRHSSDFHPELRDREPKHWALERRELSQQRSGRHHGSRLKGSPMPWSDGDSLSDGPSSSEVRWRPSHRPLWSRYPERERRRGPSPREGGPRRRGRRPRSYSPPPRAGLSSGSSDGDKERQPRSWGSPRPRRRSRSPPWPEEKPPSYRSLDVTSGKNGRKKGSVERRSWIQLFLPCYQVRKLHPQRKQSQSKLRQLLLLQSYSDQTIYLHFNRKMRGRAPIVEGVWSFSHRAQHYFCGCFSARHQHHPVFQLTWEGHCKSVSNSFGLDSENQIEEY; this is encoded by the exons GGTGCCTCTCCTTGCTGGTGACAGTCCAGCACACAGAGCGCTATGTCACCCTGTTTGCCTCCATCGTCCTCAAATGTGACTACACCACCTCTGCCCAGCTCCAGGACGTGGTGGTGACGTGGCGCTTCAAGTCCTTCTGCAAGGACCCCATCTTTGACTATTACTCTGCAT CGTACCAGGCCGCTTTATCCCTGGGACAGGACCCATCAAATGATTGCAATGACAACCAGCGGGAGGTGCGCATCGTGGCCCAGCGGCGGGGGCAGAATGAGCCTGTGCTGGGGGTGGATTACCGGCAGCGCAAGATCACCATCCAGAACC GAGCAGATCTTGTGATTAATGAAGTGATGTGGTGGGACCATGGAGTGTATTATTGCACCATTGAGGCTCCAGGGGACACATCAGGAGATCCAGATAAGGAGGTGAAGCTCATCGTCCTGC ACTGGCTGACGGTGATCTTCATCGTTCTGGGAGCCCTGCTCCTCCTGCTGCTGATTGGAGTGTGCTGGTGTCAGTGCTGTCCTCAGTATTGCTGCTGCTATATCCGCTGCCCTTGCTGTCCCAcccgctgctgctgccctgaggaAG ATTTGTCCCTGCGATCCAGCCTCCCACAGATGCCAATGACCCAGACCACCGCTCACCCTCCCATCACCAATGGTGTCCTAGAGTATTTGGAGAAAGAGTTGCGGAACCTCAACCTGGCCCAGCCTCTGCCGCCTGACCCCAAAGCCATACGTGGCCAACCCTGGAGCATGCTGTCTTCCCTGGGCTCTGAGGTGGTGGAACGCAGAGTCATCCACCTGCCCCCGCTGATCGGAGACCTGCCATCCTCGCGGAGGACCAGCACCACCTCCCGCCAGCCACGGCTCAGCCCCCTTCCCCCGGGACCCTGGGATCTGAGGGAGGGAGGACGGCAGCGCCACTCTTCTGATTTCCACCCGGAGCTCCGGGACCGGGAGCCTAAGCACTGGGCGCTGGAGCGAAGGGAGCTGAGCCAACAGCGGAGTGGAAGGCACCACGGCTCCAGGCTCAAGGGGTCACCCATGCCCTGGTCGGACGGGGACAGCCTCAGCGACGGCCCCTCGTCCAGCGAGGTCCGCTGGCGGCCCAGCCACCGGCCGCTCTGGAGCCGCTACCCCGAGCGAGAGCGGCGGCGCGGGCCCAGCCCCCGGGAGGGTGGCCCGAGGCGGCGCGGGCGCAGGCCCCGCAGCTACTCGCCTCCGCCGCGCGCGGGCCTCAGCTCCGGGAGCTCCGACGGGGACAAGGAGAGGcagcccaggagctgggggagcccccgcccccgccgccggtcGCGCTCCCCACCCTGGCCTGAGGAGAAGCCACCCAGTTACCGCTCCCTggatgtgacctcaggcaagaaTGGCAGGAAAAAAGGGAGTGTGGAGAGGCGCTCG TGGATACAACTCTTTCTTCCATGTTACCAAGTAAGAAAATTACATCCTCAAAGAAAACAGAGTCAGTCAAAGCTGAGACAACTACTGTTACTTCAGTCGTATAGTGACCAAACTATCTATCttcattttaacagaaaaat GAGAGGGAGAGCTCCCATAGTGGAAGGAGTGTGGTCATTTAGTCACCGGGCACAGCACTACTTCTGTGGCTGCTTCTCGGCACGTCATCAGCATCACCCAGTTTTCCAGCTGACGTGGGAGGGACACTGCAAGTCTGTATCTAACAGTTTTGGCTTAGATTCTGAGAATCAAATagaagaatattaa
- the ILDR1 gene encoding immunoglobulin-like domain-containing receptor 1 isoform X6, translating into MGPELPAPWLLLFTWLPAGCLSLLVTVQHTERYVTLFASIVLKCDYTTSAQLQDVVVTWRFKSFCKDPIFDYYSASYQAALSLGQDPSNDCNDNQREVRIVAQRRGQNEPVLGVDYRQRKITIQNRADLVINEVMWWDHGVYYCTIEAPGDTSGDPDKEVKLIVLHWLTVIFIVLGALLLLLLIGVCWCQCCPQYCCCYIRCPCCPTRCCCPEEDLSLRSSLPQMPMTQTTAHPPITNGVLEYLEKELRNLNLAQPLPPDPKAIRGQPWSMLSSLGSEVVERRVIHLPPLIGDLPSSRRTSTTSRQPRLSPLPPGPWDLREGGRQRHSSDFHPELRDREPKHWALERRELSQQRSGRHHGSRLKGSPMPWSDGDSLSDGPSSSEVRWRPSHRPLWSRYPERERRRGPSPREGGPRRRGRRPRSYSPPPRAGLSSGSSDGDKERQPRSWGSPRPRRRSRSPPWPEEKPPSYRSLDVTSGKNGRKKGSVERRSERESSHSGRSVVI; encoded by the exons GGTGCCTCTCCTTGCTGGTGACAGTCCAGCACACAGAGCGCTATGTCACCCTGTTTGCCTCCATCGTCCTCAAATGTGACTACACCACCTCTGCCCAGCTCCAGGACGTGGTGGTGACGTGGCGCTTCAAGTCCTTCTGCAAGGACCCCATCTTTGACTATTACTCTGCAT CGTACCAGGCCGCTTTATCCCTGGGACAGGACCCATCAAATGATTGCAATGACAACCAGCGGGAGGTGCGCATCGTGGCCCAGCGGCGGGGGCAGAATGAGCCTGTGCTGGGGGTGGATTACCGGCAGCGCAAGATCACCATCCAGAACC GAGCAGATCTTGTGATTAATGAAGTGATGTGGTGGGACCATGGAGTGTATTATTGCACCATTGAGGCTCCAGGGGACACATCAGGAGATCCAGATAAGGAGGTGAAGCTCATCGTCCTGC ACTGGCTGACGGTGATCTTCATCGTTCTGGGAGCCCTGCTCCTCCTGCTGCTGATTGGAGTGTGCTGGTGTCAGTGCTGTCCTCAGTATTGCTGCTGCTATATCCGCTGCCCTTGCTGTCCCAcccgctgctgctgccctgaggaAG ATTTGTCCCTGCGATCCAGCCTCCCACAGATGCCAATGACCCAGACCACCGCTCACCCTCCCATCACCAATGGTGTCCTAGAGTATTTGGAGAAAGAGTTGCGGAACCTCAACCTGGCCCAGCCTCTGCCGCCTGACCCCAAAGCCATACGTGGCCAACCCTGGAGCATGCTGTCTTCCCTGGGCTCTGAGGTGGTGGAACGCAGAGTCATCCACCTGCCCCCGCTGATCGGAGACCTGCCATCCTCGCGGAGGACCAGCACCACCTCCCGCCAGCCACGGCTCAGCCCCCTTCCCCCGGGACCCTGGGATCTGAGGGAGGGAGGACGGCAGCGCCACTCTTCTGATTTCCACCCGGAGCTCCGGGACCGGGAGCCTAAGCACTGGGCGCTGGAGCGAAGGGAGCTGAGCCAACAGCGGAGTGGAAGGCACCACGGCTCCAGGCTCAAGGGGTCACCCATGCCCTGGTCGGACGGGGACAGCCTCAGCGACGGCCCCTCGTCCAGCGAGGTCCGCTGGCGGCCCAGCCACCGGCCGCTCTGGAGCCGCTACCCCGAGCGAGAGCGGCGGCGCGGGCCCAGCCCCCGGGAGGGTGGCCCGAGGCGGCGCGGGCGCAGGCCCCGCAGCTACTCGCCTCCGCCGCGCGCGGGCCTCAGCTCCGGGAGCTCCGACGGGGACAAGGAGAGGcagcccaggagctgggggagcccccgcccccgccgccggtcGCGCTCCCCACCCTGGCCTGAGGAGAAGCCACCCAGTTACCGCTCCCTggatgtgacctcaggcaagaaTGGCAGGAAAAAAGGGAGTGTGGAGAGGCGCTCG GAGAGGGAGAGCTCCCATAGTGGAAGGAGTGTGGTCATTTAG
- the ILDR1 gene encoding immunoglobulin-like domain-containing receptor 1 isoform X4, protein MGPELPAPWLLLFTWLPAGCLSLLVTVQHTERYVTLFASIVLKCDYTTSAQLQDVVVTWRFKSFCKDPIFDYYSASYQAALSLGQDPSNDCNDNQREVRIVAQRRGQNEPVLGVDYRQRKITIQNRADLVINEVMWWDHGVYYCTIEAPGDTSGDPDKEVKLIVLHWLTVIFIVLGALLLLLLIGVCWCQCCPQYCCCYIRCPCCPTRCCCPEEALARHRYMKQAQALGPQIMEKPVFWGADRSSQFSSYPMHPLLQRDLSLRSSLPQMPMTQTTAHPPITNGVLEYLEKELRNLNLAQPLPPDPKAIRGQPWSMLSSLGSEVVERRVIHLPPLIGDLPSSRRTSTTSRQPRLSPLPPGPWDLREGGRQRHSSDFHPELRDREPKHWALERRELSQQRSGRHHGSRLKGSPMPWSDGDSLSDGPSSSEVRWRPSHRPLWSRYPERERRRGPSPREGGPRRRGRRPRSYSPPPRAGLSSGSSDGDKERQPRSWGSPRPRRRSRSPPWPEEKPPSYRSLDVTSGKNGRKKGSVERRSERESSHSGRSVVI, encoded by the exons GGTGCCTCTCCTTGCTGGTGACAGTCCAGCACACAGAGCGCTATGTCACCCTGTTTGCCTCCATCGTCCTCAAATGTGACTACACCACCTCTGCCCAGCTCCAGGACGTGGTGGTGACGTGGCGCTTCAAGTCCTTCTGCAAGGACCCCATCTTTGACTATTACTCTGCAT CGTACCAGGCCGCTTTATCCCTGGGACAGGACCCATCAAATGATTGCAATGACAACCAGCGGGAGGTGCGCATCGTGGCCCAGCGGCGGGGGCAGAATGAGCCTGTGCTGGGGGTGGATTACCGGCAGCGCAAGATCACCATCCAGAACC GAGCAGATCTTGTGATTAATGAAGTGATGTGGTGGGACCATGGAGTGTATTATTGCACCATTGAGGCTCCAGGGGACACATCAGGAGATCCAGATAAGGAGGTGAAGCTCATCGTCCTGC ACTGGCTGACGGTGATCTTCATCGTTCTGGGAGCCCTGCTCCTCCTGCTGCTGATTGGAGTGTGCTGGTGTCAGTGCTGTCCTCAGTATTGCTGCTGCTATATCCGCTGCCCTTGCTGTCCCAcccgctgctgctgccctgaggaAG CCCTGGCCCGCCACCGCTACATGAAGCAGGCTCAGGCCCTAGGCCCCCAGATAATGGAAAAACCCGTATTCTGGGGGGCGGACAGGAGCTCCCAGTTTTCATCTTATCCAATGCACCCACTGCTGCAGCGAG ATTTGTCCCTGCGATCCAGCCTCCCACAGATGCCAATGACCCAGACCACCGCTCACCCTCCCATCACCAATGGTGTCCTAGAGTATTTGGAGAAAGAGTTGCGGAACCTCAACCTGGCCCAGCCTCTGCCGCCTGACCCCAAAGCCATACGTGGCCAACCCTGGAGCATGCTGTCTTCCCTGGGCTCTGAGGTGGTGGAACGCAGAGTCATCCACCTGCCCCCGCTGATCGGAGACCTGCCATCCTCGCGGAGGACCAGCACCACCTCCCGCCAGCCACGGCTCAGCCCCCTTCCCCCGGGACCCTGGGATCTGAGGGAGGGAGGACGGCAGCGCCACTCTTCTGATTTCCACCCGGAGCTCCGGGACCGGGAGCCTAAGCACTGGGCGCTGGAGCGAAGGGAGCTGAGCCAACAGCGGAGTGGAAGGCACCACGGCTCCAGGCTCAAGGGGTCACCCATGCCCTGGTCGGACGGGGACAGCCTCAGCGACGGCCCCTCGTCCAGCGAGGTCCGCTGGCGGCCCAGCCACCGGCCGCTCTGGAGCCGCTACCCCGAGCGAGAGCGGCGGCGCGGGCCCAGCCCCCGGGAGGGTGGCCCGAGGCGGCGCGGGCGCAGGCCCCGCAGCTACTCGCCTCCGCCGCGCGCGGGCCTCAGCTCCGGGAGCTCCGACGGGGACAAGGAGAGGcagcccaggagctgggggagcccccgcccccgccgccggtcGCGCTCCCCACCCTGGCCTGAGGAGAAGCCACCCAGTTACCGCTCCCTggatgtgacctcaggcaagaaTGGCAGGAAAAAAGGGAGTGTGGAGAGGCGCTCG GAGAGGGAGAGCTCCCATAGTGGAAGGAGTGTGGTCATTTAG
- the ILDR1 gene encoding immunoglobulin-like domain-containing receptor 1 isoform X5 yields the protein MGPELPAPWLLLFTWLPAGCLSLLVTVQHTERYVTLFASIVLKCDYTTSAQLQDVVVTWRFKSFCKDPIFDYYSASYQAALSLGQDPSNDCNDNQREVRIVAQRRGQNEPVLGVDYRQRKITIQNRADLVINEVMWWDHGVYYCTIEAPGDTSGDPDKEVKLIVLHWLTVIFIVLGALLLLLLIGVCWCQCCPQYCCCYIRCPCCPTRCCCPEEALARHRYMKQAQALGPQIMEKPVFWGADRSSQFSSYPMHPLLQRDLSLRSSLPQMPMTQTTAHPPITNGVLEYLEKELRNLNLAQPLPPDPKAIRGQPWSMLSSLGSEVVERRVIHLPPLIGDLPSSRRTSTTSRQPRLSPLPPGPWDLREGGRQRHSSDFHPELRDREPKHWALERRELSQQRSGRHHGSRLKGSPMPWSDGDSLSDGPSSSEVRWRPSHRPLWSRYPERERRRGPSPREGGPRRRGRRPRSYSPPPRAGLSSGSSDGDKERQPRSWGSPRPRRRSRSPPWPEEKPPSYRSLDVTSGEGELP from the exons GGTGCCTCTCCTTGCTGGTGACAGTCCAGCACACAGAGCGCTATGTCACCCTGTTTGCCTCCATCGTCCTCAAATGTGACTACACCACCTCTGCCCAGCTCCAGGACGTGGTGGTGACGTGGCGCTTCAAGTCCTTCTGCAAGGACCCCATCTTTGACTATTACTCTGCAT CGTACCAGGCCGCTTTATCCCTGGGACAGGACCCATCAAATGATTGCAATGACAACCAGCGGGAGGTGCGCATCGTGGCCCAGCGGCGGGGGCAGAATGAGCCTGTGCTGGGGGTGGATTACCGGCAGCGCAAGATCACCATCCAGAACC GAGCAGATCTTGTGATTAATGAAGTGATGTGGTGGGACCATGGAGTGTATTATTGCACCATTGAGGCTCCAGGGGACACATCAGGAGATCCAGATAAGGAGGTGAAGCTCATCGTCCTGC ACTGGCTGACGGTGATCTTCATCGTTCTGGGAGCCCTGCTCCTCCTGCTGCTGATTGGAGTGTGCTGGTGTCAGTGCTGTCCTCAGTATTGCTGCTGCTATATCCGCTGCCCTTGCTGTCCCAcccgctgctgctgccctgaggaAG CCCTGGCCCGCCACCGCTACATGAAGCAGGCTCAGGCCCTAGGCCCCCAGATAATGGAAAAACCCGTATTCTGGGGGGCGGACAGGAGCTCCCAGTTTTCATCTTATCCAATGCACCCACTGCTGCAGCGAG ATTTGTCCCTGCGATCCAGCCTCCCACAGATGCCAATGACCCAGACCACCGCTCACCCTCCCATCACCAATGGTGTCCTAGAGTATTTGGAGAAAGAGTTGCGGAACCTCAACCTGGCCCAGCCTCTGCCGCCTGACCCCAAAGCCATACGTGGCCAACCCTGGAGCATGCTGTCTTCCCTGGGCTCTGAGGTGGTGGAACGCAGAGTCATCCACCTGCCCCCGCTGATCGGAGACCTGCCATCCTCGCGGAGGACCAGCACCACCTCCCGCCAGCCACGGCTCAGCCCCCTTCCCCCGGGACCCTGGGATCTGAGGGAGGGAGGACGGCAGCGCCACTCTTCTGATTTCCACCCGGAGCTCCGGGACCGGGAGCCTAAGCACTGGGCGCTGGAGCGAAGGGAGCTGAGCCAACAGCGGAGTGGAAGGCACCACGGCTCCAGGCTCAAGGGGTCACCCATGCCCTGGTCGGACGGGGACAGCCTCAGCGACGGCCCCTCGTCCAGCGAGGTCCGCTGGCGGCCCAGCCACCGGCCGCTCTGGAGCCGCTACCCCGAGCGAGAGCGGCGGCGCGGGCCCAGCCCCCGGGAGGGTGGCCCGAGGCGGCGCGGGCGCAGGCCCCGCAGCTACTCGCCTCCGCCGCGCGCGGGCCTCAGCTCCGGGAGCTCCGACGGGGACAAGGAGAGGcagcccaggagctgggggagcccccgcccccgccgccggtcGCGCTCCCCACCCTGGCCTGAGGAGAAGCCACCCAGTTACCGCTCCCTggatgtgacctcag GAGAGGGAGAGCTCCCATAG
- the ILDR1 gene encoding immunoglobulin-like domain-containing receptor 1 isoform X3: MGPELPAPWLLLFTWLPAGCLSLLVTVQHTERYVTLFASIVLKCDYTTSAQLQDVVVTWRFKSFCKDPIFDYYSASYQAALSLGQDPSNDCNDNQREVRIVAQRRGQNEPVLGVDYRQRKITIQNRADLVINEVMWWDHGVYYCTIEAPGDTSGDPDKEVKLIVLPLARHRYMKQAQALGPQIMEKPVFWGADRSSQFSSYPMHPLLQRDLSLRSSLPQMPMTQTTAHPPITNGVLEYLEKELRNLNLAQPLPPDPKAIRGQPWSMLSSLGSEVVERRVIHLPPLIGDLPSSRRTSTTSRQPRLSPLPPGPWDLREGGRQRHSSDFHPELRDREPKHWALERRELSQQRSGRHHGSRLKGSPMPWSDGDSLSDGPSSSEVRWRPSHRPLWSRYPERERRRGPSPREGGPRRRGRRPRSYSPPPRAGLSSGSSDGDKERQPRSWGSPRPRRRSRSPPWPEEKPPSYRSLDVTSGKNGRKKGSVERRSWIQLFLPCYQVRKLHPQRKQSQSKLRQLLLLQSYSDQTIYLHFNRKMRGRAPIVEGVWSFSHRAQHYFCGCFSARHQHHPVFQLTWEGHCKSVSNSFGLDSENQIEEY; this comes from the exons GGTGCCTCTCCTTGCTGGTGACAGTCCAGCACACAGAGCGCTATGTCACCCTGTTTGCCTCCATCGTCCTCAAATGTGACTACACCACCTCTGCCCAGCTCCAGGACGTGGTGGTGACGTGGCGCTTCAAGTCCTTCTGCAAGGACCCCATCTTTGACTATTACTCTGCAT CGTACCAGGCCGCTTTATCCCTGGGACAGGACCCATCAAATGATTGCAATGACAACCAGCGGGAGGTGCGCATCGTGGCCCAGCGGCGGGGGCAGAATGAGCCTGTGCTGGGGGTGGATTACCGGCAGCGCAAGATCACCATCCAGAACC GAGCAGATCTTGTGATTAATGAAGTGATGTGGTGGGACCATGGAGTGTATTATTGCACCATTGAGGCTCCAGGGGACACATCAGGAGATCCAGATAAGGAGGTGAAGCTCATCGTCCTGC CCCTGGCCCGCCACCGCTACATGAAGCAGGCTCAGGCCCTAGGCCCCCAGATAATGGAAAAACCCGTATTCTGGGGGGCGGACAGGAGCTCCCAGTTTTCATCTTATCCAATGCACCCACTGCTGCAGCGAG ATTTGTCCCTGCGATCCAGCCTCCCACAGATGCCAATGACCCAGACCACCGCTCACCCTCCCATCACCAATGGTGTCCTAGAGTATTTGGAGAAAGAGTTGCGGAACCTCAACCTGGCCCAGCCTCTGCCGCCTGACCCCAAAGCCATACGTGGCCAACCCTGGAGCATGCTGTCTTCCCTGGGCTCTGAGGTGGTGGAACGCAGAGTCATCCACCTGCCCCCGCTGATCGGAGACCTGCCATCCTCGCGGAGGACCAGCACCACCTCCCGCCAGCCACGGCTCAGCCCCCTTCCCCCGGGACCCTGGGATCTGAGGGAGGGAGGACGGCAGCGCCACTCTTCTGATTTCCACCCGGAGCTCCGGGACCGGGAGCCTAAGCACTGGGCGCTGGAGCGAAGGGAGCTGAGCCAACAGCGGAGTGGAAGGCACCACGGCTCCAGGCTCAAGGGGTCACCCATGCCCTGGTCGGACGGGGACAGCCTCAGCGACGGCCCCTCGTCCAGCGAGGTCCGCTGGCGGCCCAGCCACCGGCCGCTCTGGAGCCGCTACCCCGAGCGAGAGCGGCGGCGCGGGCCCAGCCCCCGGGAGGGTGGCCCGAGGCGGCGCGGGCGCAGGCCCCGCAGCTACTCGCCTCCGCCGCGCGCGGGCCTCAGCTCCGGGAGCTCCGACGGGGACAAGGAGAGGcagcccaggagctgggggagcccccgcccccgccgccggtcGCGCTCCCCACCCTGGCCTGAGGAGAAGCCACCCAGTTACCGCTCCCTggatgtgacctcaggcaagaaTGGCAGGAAAAAAGGGAGTGTGGAGAGGCGCTCG TGGATACAACTCTTTCTTCCATGTTACCAAGTAAGAAAATTACATCCTCAAAGAAAACAGAGTCAGTCAAAGCTGAGACAACTACTGTTACTTCAGTCGTATAGTGACCAAACTATCTATCttcattttaacagaaaaat GAGAGGGAGAGCTCCCATAGTGGAAGGAGTGTGGTCATTTAGTCACCGGGCACAGCACTACTTCTGTGGCTGCTTCTCGGCACGTCATCAGCATCACCCAGTTTTCCAGCTGACGTGGGAGGGACACTGCAAGTCTGTATCTAACAGTTTTGGCTTAGATTCTGAGAATCAAATagaagaatattaa